Genomic window (Pradoshia sp. D12):
GGATTGAAAAATCAAATGGATCCAGAGGATATGATTGAAAAAATGATAGAAATTATCCCGGCAGAACACCATAAATTCCGTACAGTTTATCCAGAGCAAACAGAAAAACAGATGAAGGAAGCTGAACAGAAAAAGTGGGGGATGGAAGTTTAATTAATATACTTTCACTCTTTTTTCTCTTTAACTACTAATTGTCACATTGTGTCCAACTTTTGATCTAGTAGGTTAGGTGTTTTAGTTTTATTTAAATTTAAATATAAGTTAAAATATTCCTGAAGCAAGAATATCATTTTTTTCGGGTAAACTTACTTTCTTTTATGTCTAGGCAAAATTAGGCTATGTTAAAGTCCGTTATGTTGGCTAAGCAGGTTTTACTTGAAATGGATCTGAGGACATTGGGTATGTCTCGCTTTTATGCTGGATTAATACGAAGTGTCACAGACAAATCCAAGTATAAATTTTAAAATCCGTATGGATAAACAGAGCCTATACTTTAATGAGGAGGTAGTTCAAAATGAAATTAGAGGGAAAAGTAGCGGTTGTAACAGGTGCAGCATCCGGAATGGGGAAAGCGATTGCAGAGCTTTATGCAAAAGAAGGAGCTAAAGTCCTTGTAACAGATCTTAACCTTGAGGGTGCCGAAAATGTAGTCGAAGGGATTACAAACAATGGTGGTACAGCGAAAGCATTGCAAGTGAACGTTGCAAAGCTTGAAGATATCGAGGGAATGATTGATACAGCTGTTAGTGAATTTGGTACATTAGATATACTTGTTAACAATGCAGGCATTATGGATGGTTTCGAACCTGTTGCGGATATACAAGATGAAAGATGGGATTTAATTTTTGATGTAAATACAAAAGGTGTTATGCGTTCCATGCGTAAGGTCGTTCCATTATTCCAGGAAAAAGGCCAAGGCATAATTATAAATATTGCTTCTACTGGTGGATTAAACGGTGCTCATGCAGGTGCAGCCTATGGTGCTTCCAAGCATGCGGTGGTTGGTCTTACTAAGAACACAGCCTTTATGTATGCAAAAGAAGGCATTCGCTGTAATGCAATCGCACCAGGTGCGGTTGAGACCAATATTTCTGCATCGATGGGAAAAGTTAATGAATTTGGAATGGGACGTTCTAGATTAGCACAAGCTGCGATTCCTAAAGTGGGACAGCCGGAAGAAATTGCAGCAGCTGCCTTATTCCTTGCTTCTGAGGATTCCAGCTTTGTAAATGGTACAGTTTTAGTAGTTGATGGTGGTTGGACTTCAGCATTCTAATAAATATTAAATAATTGATTACAATTAGGCAGCTTGTTTCTCTGATTTAGAGGGACAAGCTGCTTTTCTTTTGAATAAGAAAATATATATTTAAATAACAAAATTTCACATAATCACTTTAAATAAAATATATTCAGTTAATAAATATTATTTTAATATAATTAATTGACAGGTGACAGGTTGTCACTTATAGTAGTCTTACTTGATAAACTGTCATGAAACTGACCAGACTAATTACATCAAGAGACTAATAAGTAAAGGGTGTCATCAAACGTATATGAAAGTACTTGAGTTGCATCATGTGAACAAACAATACCCGATTGCAGATGGTCAATACTTCCCTGCTCTTAAAGATGTTAATGTTTCCTTTGAGAAGGGAGAATTGGTCTCCATCATTGGTGAATCAGGAAGTGGTAAATCCACTCTAATGAATCTGATTGGCGGGTTGGATTCTGATTTTACCGGTTCCGTTCAGTTTGAAGGGAAGAATATTGGTGAGTTTAATGAAAAAGAAATGGATGAATATCGAAAAAATAAAATAGGCTTTATTTTTCAAAGCTTTAATCTGATTCCGCATTTGTCTGTCCTCGATAATGTCACGATTGCGATGACTTTATCGAATGTAGGGAAAGAGGAACGCATTAAAAGAGCGGAGGAGATTCTAACTCAGGTTGGTTTGAAAAATCATATTTATAAAAAGCCAAATCAATTATCCGGCGGTCAAAAGCAAAGGGTTGCGATTGCGCGTGCATTAATTAATGATCCTGAAATCATCATTGCCGATGAACCAACCGGAGCACTTGATTCTGAAACAACGGAACAAGTATTGGCGATCATAAAAGATATTGCTAAGCAAGGTAAGCTGGTTATTATGGTTACTCACTCTGAGCGAGTAGCGAACCATTCCTCAAGGGTAATCCAAATTGCAGATGGGAAAATTATCCGTGATGACAGAGGAGAACCTCTAGAACAAATGGAACCTCAATCCAATCAAGTGGAAAAGAAGGTTGGTGAAAACCTTAGCTTTGTGGCGGCCGTGAAACTTGCATTTCTGAATATGAAAGAGAAGCTTGGTAGAAATGTTTGGGTTTCA
Coding sequences:
- a CDS encoding SDR family oxidoreductase, which translates into the protein MKLEGKVAVVTGAASGMGKAIAELYAKEGAKVLVTDLNLEGAENVVEGITNNGGTAKALQVNVAKLEDIEGMIDTAVSEFGTLDILVNNAGIMDGFEPVADIQDERWDLIFDVNTKGVMRSMRKVVPLFQEKGQGIIINIASTGGLNGAHAGAAYGASKHAVVGLTKNTAFMYAKEGIRCNAIAPGAVETNISASMGKVNEFGMGRSRLAQAAIPKVGQPEEIAAAALFLASEDSSFVNGTVLVVDGGWTSAF